From a region of the Chitinophaga caseinilytica genome:
- the nrfD gene encoding NrfD/PsrC family molybdoenzyme membrane anchor subunit — translation MHLKYESTLREPLVDGVKDYHQVTEDIISPIEAKPGKLWYIGLFISILLLLFGVFSVFWEVYFGTGVWNLNKTIGWGWDITNFVWWVGIGHAGTLISAILLLFRQGWRTGVNRAAEAMTIFAVMCAGQFPIWHMGRVWMAFFVLPYPNTRGPLWVNFNSPLLWDVFAISTYFTVSLLFWYSGLLPDFATVRDRAKTKLRKLLYGVASFGWTGSTKHWQRHESLSLVLAGLSTPLVLSVHTIVSFDFATSVIPGWHTTIFPPYFVAGAIFSGFAMVQTLLIITRKILGLEDYITLGHIEAMNKVIVLTGSIVGVAYLTELFMAWYSGVQYEFDTFYKFRAAGPLGWSYWIMMTCNVISPQVFWFRKMRRNIMVTFIMSIIVNIGMWFERFVIICTSLYRDYLPSSWSYYRPSWPEVGFYLGTFGLFFTCYFLFAKYFPVIAVAEIKSILKTSGQNFKEKMDVYEEQSVEKFAHDHTAHH, via the coding sequence ATGCATTTGAAGTACGAATCCACACTGAGAGAACCTTTAGTAGATGGGGTTAAGGATTATCACCAGGTAACGGAGGACATTATCAGTCCTATTGAAGCCAAGCCTGGTAAACTGTGGTATATAGGTTTATTCATCTCCATTCTCCTGCTGCTGTTCGGTGTATTCTCCGTATTCTGGGAGGTTTACTTCGGTACAGGTGTGTGGAACCTGAACAAGACCATCGGTTGGGGTTGGGACATCACCAACTTCGTATGGTGGGTAGGTATCGGCCACGCCGGTACGCTGATCTCCGCCATCCTCCTGCTGTTCCGCCAGGGCTGGCGTACAGGGGTGAACCGCGCGGCGGAAGCGATGACCATCTTTGCGGTAATGTGCGCGGGCCAGTTCCCGATCTGGCACATGGGCCGTGTATGGATGGCCTTCTTCGTACTTCCTTACCCCAACACCCGCGGCCCGCTGTGGGTAAACTTCAACTCGCCCCTGCTGTGGGACGTGTTCGCGATCTCTACTTACTTCACCGTTTCCCTCCTGTTCTGGTACTCCGGTCTGCTGCCCGACTTCGCGACAGTGCGCGACCGCGCCAAAACCAAACTGCGGAAACTGCTGTATGGTGTTGCTTCCTTCGGCTGGACTGGTTCCACCAAGCACTGGCAGCGTCACGAATCGCTCTCGCTGGTACTCGCCGGTCTGAGCACCCCGCTGGTACTTTCCGTACACACCATCGTATCTTTTGACTTTGCTACCTCCGTGATCCCCGGCTGGCACACCACGATCTTCCCGCCCTACTTCGTTGCGGGTGCGATCTTCTCCGGCTTCGCGATGGTACAGACCCTGCTGATCATCACCCGTAAAATACTCGGACTGGAAGATTACATCACCCTTGGCCACATCGAAGCGATGAACAAGGTGATCGTACTGACCGGCTCCATCGTAGGTGTTGCTTACCTGACCGAGCTGTTCATGGCATGGTACTCCGGTGTTCAATATGAATTCGACACCTTCTACAAGTTCCGCGCTGCCGGTCCGCTGGGTTGGTCTTACTGGATCATGATGACCTGTAACGTAATTTCCCCGCAGGTGTTCTGGTTCCGCAAGATGAGAAGGAACATCATGGTTACCTTCATCATGTCCATCATCGTGAACATCGGTATGTGGTTCGAGCGTTTCGTGATCATCTGTACTTCGCTGTACCGCGATTACCTGCCCTCTTCCTGGAGCTACTACCGCCCGTCCTGGCCGGAAGTTGGTTTCTACCTGGGTACGTTCGGCCTGTTCTTCACCTGCTATTTCCTGTTCGCCAAGTACTTCCCGGTTATCGCCGTTGCGGAGATCAAGTCGATCCTGAAAACATCCGGCCAGAACTTCAAGGAGAAAATGGACGTATACGAAGAGCAGAGCGTTGAGAAATTTGCGCACGATCACACAGCGCACCACTAA
- a CDS encoding DUF3341 domain-containing protein, translating to MAVKKFVVGSFDDEAVLFPAVKKVRQAGYKIHDVYTPFPIHGLDHAMGLRETSLHTAGFIYALCGTTTALSFMSWVFTTDWPMNIGGKPHFPLPAFIPITFELTVLFSAVGMVMTFMYLCQMAPFVKKHIFHPRQTDDLFVMAIELSDKTSAEEVKGFLSSVGAKEINEQTAEAGWWLGRFDREDKVFAK from the coding sequence ATGGCTGTTAAGAAATTTGTTGTAGGCAGTTTTGATGATGAGGCGGTGTTGTTTCCGGCGGTAAAGAAAGTACGCCAGGCTGGTTACAAGATACATGATGTGTACACCCCGTTCCCGATCCATGGCCTGGACCATGCGATGGGCCTGAGAGAGACGAGCCTGCACACGGCCGGCTTCATTTACGCGCTTTGCGGTACAACGACGGCGCTGTCTTTCATGAGCTGGGTATTTACGACCGACTGGCCGATGAACATCGGTGGCAAGCCGCACTTCCCCTTACCGGCGTTCATTCCCATCACTTTCGAGTTGACGGTACTGTTTTCGGCGGTGGGTATGGTGATGACATTCATGTACCTGTGCCAGATGGCCCCCTTCGTGAAGAAGCATATTTTCCACCCCCGTCAAACGGACGATCTGTTCGTAATGGCGATCGAGCTGTCTGACAAGACGAGCGCCGAAGAGGTGAAAGGCTTCCTCAGCAGCGTGGGCGCGAAGGAGATCAACGAGCAGACGGCAGAAGCCGGCTGGTGGCTGGGTCGCTTCGACAGGGAAGACAAGGTATTTGCCAAATAA
- a CDS encoding cytochrome c, with product MKRTSNILIVAALAGGAFLASCGNKGPHHRNPGKIYVPDMYESRAYEFYSARLASMKPVEGTVKRGAMLPYHLKAEDTAQANLVRNPLVLDKAGLDEGKRLYDIYCGVCHGQKLDGNGPLYKGGDGPYPLAPAAMLTGKVMGYSEGRIFHVITYGFNAMGSYASQLDIEQRWKVVGYIKNMQNGGKAPAAAAPEAAPAADSATAAAPAVAAAH from the coding sequence ATGAAAAGGACTTCCAACATACTGATTGTAGCAGCCTTAGCAGGGGGCGCCTTCCTGGCATCCTGCGGGAACAAGGGGCCGCACCATAGAAATCCCGGCAAGATTTATGTGCCCGATATGTACGAATCCCGTGCATACGAGTTCTACAGCGCCCGCCTTGCGAGCATGAAGCCGGTGGAAGGAACGGTGAAACGTGGCGCCATGCTGCCTTATCACCTGAAAGCGGAAGATACTGCGCAGGCGAACCTGGTGAGAAACCCCCTGGTGCTGGACAAAGCGGGTCTGGATGAAGGGAAGCGCCTGTATGATATTTACTGCGGTGTTTGCCACGGCCAGAAGCTGGACGGCAACGGACCGCTGTACAAAGGTGGCGACGGGCCGTACCCCCTGGCCCCGGCGGCTATGCTGACCGGCAAGGTGATGGGTTACTCCGAAGGCCGTATCTTCCACGTGATCACGTACGGTTTCAACGCCATGGGCAGCTACGCCAGCCAGCTCGATATCGAGCAACGCTGGAAAGTGGTAGGCTATATCAAGAACATGCAGAACGGCGGCAAAGCGCCCGCAGCGGCAGCTCCGGAAGCGGCACCCGCAGCCGATTCGGCAACAGCGGCGGCACCGGCGGTAGCAGCAGCTCATTAA
- a CDS encoding TAT-variant-translocated molybdopterin oxidoreductase: MEQKKYWKGLEELHNTTSHQETVKNEFREDLPFEESDSFLGGTTPRRDFLKYLGFTTAAATIAASCDIPVKKAIPYVNKPEDITPGVPNYYASAYTVDGEYVPLVVKTREGRPIKIEGNDMSAITKGSTTARVQASVLSLYDVARLRFPGINQMNGDADLATRIKEMQYSELDKQIAAAISGKSVALLTSSIVSPSTKKLIGEFLAKYPGSRHVTYDAVSYSGMLLANEASYGKRAIPSYHFENAKVVVSLGADFLGTWLNPAEFSVQYGEGRKINQKSPEMSKHFHFESMMSLTGANADERFTHRPSEAGVVAQALLAALGGAVSAPAIANTRLKEGIAKAAKAIQANPGKSIVVSGSNDVNVQILVNAINNMAGSNGTTIDWASPVNYKQGIDSDMQQLVADLNAGSIGALIVYGVNPAYDYFDAAKFKDGVKKTAVTISFNDRYDETTELCKYIMPDHHYLESWGDAEPKSGYYGFIQPTIAPLFKTRAFQDSLLTWTGNATAWVDYLKNEWITRLGSQAAWDKTLQDGLIEPATAPALGGASFVADVAAAAAKIGAPKTSGLELVMYEKVAIGNGKEANNPWLQEMPDPITRSTWDNYACVSNKLAKTFNMELGDDYEINAEKKVLKITAKGKTVELPLLIVPGIQEDTIAIAVGYGRGKKEFIGKAAGEIGKNAYQFVSFNGQTFDYFSNEAKAEATGAKYAVGLTQTHNSYEGRPIIKETTLEEFIKNPKEVNHDRQHLFETYGEDFRNDGTLYTGGTKFEYPGIKWGMSIDLNSCFGCGACVVACTAENNVSVVGKEQVILAHEMHWLRIDRYFAGDENNPEVVFQPMLCQHCDNAPCENVCPVAATNHSSEGINQMAYNRCIGTRYCANNCPYKVRRFNWRDWNGADSFEGNLHDTADMNDALTRMVLNPDVVVRSRGTMEKCSFCVQRLQDAKLAAKKAGRPMKDGEAKTACQQACSSGAIVFGNVNDKESRIYKVRNEEQTDRMYYVLEETHVLPSINYLAKIRNKDAAPVAAGHDAKAEEKAHH, from the coding sequence ATGGAGCAAAAAAAGTATTGGAAAGGCTTGGAGGAGTTGCACAATACCACTTCGCATCAGGAGACTGTGAAAAACGAATTCAGGGAAGACCTGCCGTTTGAAGAGAGCGATAGTTTCCTGGGTGGAACCACCCCTCGCCGGGACTTCCTGAAATACCTCGGGTTTACCACTGCCGCAGCAACCATCGCTGCCAGCTGCGATATCCCGGTTAAGAAGGCGATCCCCTACGTAAACAAACCGGAAGATATCACCCCCGGTGTTCCCAACTATTATGCTTCCGCTTATACTGTAGACGGTGAGTACGTTCCCCTGGTGGTGAAAACCCGTGAGGGCCGCCCCATCAAGATCGAAGGCAACGATATGTCGGCGATCACGAAAGGTTCCACCACCGCCCGTGTACAGGCTTCCGTTCTTTCTTTATATGATGTGGCCCGCCTCCGCTTCCCCGGTATCAATCAAATGAACGGCGACGCAGACCTGGCAACCCGCATCAAGGAAATGCAATATTCCGAGCTGGACAAGCAGATCGCCGCCGCCATTTCCGGCAAATCCGTGGCACTGCTCACCTCCTCTATCGTAAGCCCCTCCACCAAGAAGCTCATCGGTGAATTCCTGGCGAAATATCCCGGAAGCCGCCATGTAACATATGATGCCGTTTCCTATTCCGGTATGCTCCTCGCCAACGAGGCTTCCTACGGTAAACGTGCCATCCCCTCCTACCACTTCGAAAACGCGAAAGTAGTAGTGAGCCTGGGCGCCGACTTCCTCGGCACCTGGCTGAACCCTGCAGAATTCTCCGTTCAATACGGTGAAGGCCGCAAGATCAACCAGAAAAGCCCCGAAATGAGCAAGCACTTCCATTTCGAGAGCATGATGAGCCTCACCGGCGCCAACGCCGACGAGCGCTTCACCCACCGCCCCTCCGAAGCAGGCGTAGTAGCCCAGGCGCTGCTGGCTGCCCTCGGTGGTGCCGTTTCCGCTCCCGCTATCGCCAACACCCGCCTGAAAGAAGGCATCGCCAAAGCCGCCAAAGCCATCCAGGCCAACCCCGGCAAATCGATCGTAGTGTCTGGCTCCAACGATGTGAACGTTCAGATCCTGGTAAACGCCATCAACAACATGGCCGGCTCCAACGGAACTACCATCGACTGGGCTTCCCCCGTTAATTACAAGCAAGGTATCGACAGCGATATGCAGCAGCTGGTTGCCGACCTGAACGCAGGTTCCATCGGCGCCCTGATCGTGTACGGCGTGAACCCCGCTTACGATTACTTCGACGCAGCCAAATTCAAGGACGGTGTGAAGAAAACCGCTGTAACGATCTCGTTCAACGACCGTTACGACGAAACCACCGAGCTTTGCAAATACATCATGCCCGACCATCACTACCTCGAAAGCTGGGGTGATGCCGAGCCGAAAAGCGGTTACTATGGTTTCATCCAACCGACCATCGCCCCGCTGTTCAAAACCCGTGCTTTCCAGGACAGCCTGCTGACCTGGACCGGCAACGCCACCGCATGGGTAGATTACCTGAAAAATGAATGGATCACCCGCCTGGGCTCCCAGGCTGCATGGGACAAAACCCTGCAAGACGGTCTCATCGAGCCCGCAACGGCCCCTGCGCTGGGTGGTGCTTCTTTCGTTGCCGACGTTGCCGCCGCCGCCGCCAAAATCGGTGCGCCGAAAACCTCCGGCCTCGAACTGGTGATGTACGAAAAAGTGGCTATCGGTAACGGTAAAGAAGCCAACAACCCCTGGCTCCAGGAAATGCCCGACCCGATCACGCGCTCCACGTGGGACAACTACGCCTGCGTATCCAACAAGCTCGCGAAAACTTTCAATATGGAACTGGGCGACGATTACGAAATCAACGCCGAAAAGAAAGTTCTGAAAATCACCGCCAAAGGCAAAACCGTTGAACTGCCCCTGCTGATCGTGCCTGGTATCCAGGAAGATACGATCGCCATCGCAGTAGGTTACGGCCGCGGCAAGAAAGAATTCATCGGTAAGGCTGCCGGCGAAATCGGTAAGAACGCTTACCAGTTCGTATCCTTCAACGGCCAGACTTTCGATTACTTCTCCAACGAAGCCAAAGCAGAAGCAACCGGCGCCAAATACGCGGTAGGTCTTACCCAGACCCACAACAGCTACGAAGGCCGCCCGATCATCAAGGAAACCACGCTCGAGGAGTTCATCAAGAACCCGAAAGAAGTGAACCACGATCGCCAGCATCTGTTCGAAACATATGGTGAAGATTTCCGTAACGATGGTACCCTGTACACCGGCGGCACCAAGTTCGAATATCCCGGTATCAAGTGGGGCATGTCCATCGACCTGAACTCCTGCTTCGGTTGCGGCGCCTGCGTAGTAGCTTGTACTGCCGAGAATAACGTATCCGTAGTAGGTAAGGAACAGGTGATCCTGGCGCACGAAATGCACTGGCTGCGTATCGACCGCTACTTCGCCGGCGACGAAAACAACCCCGAGGTTGTGTTCCAGCCCATGCTTTGCCAGCACTGCGATAACGCACCCTGCGAGAACGTTTGCCCGGTAGCCGCTACCAACCACTCTTCCGAAGGTATCAACCAGATGGCTTATAACCGTTGCATCGGTACCCGTTACTGCGCGAACAACTGTCCGTACAAAGTTCGCCGCTTCAACTGGAGAGACTGGAACGGTGCAGACAGCTTCGAAGGCAACCTGCACGACACTGCCGATATGAACGACGCCCTCACCCGCATGGTACTGAACCCCGACGTGGTGGTTCGTTCCCGCGGTACGATGGAAAAATGCTCCTTCTGCGTTCAGCGTCTGCAAGACGCGAAACTGGCCGCGAAGAAAGCAGGCCGCCCGATGAAAGACGGCGAAGCCAAAACTGCCTGCCAGCAGGCTTGCTCCAGCGGCGCTATCGTATTCGGCAACGTAAACGACAAGGAAAGCCGTATCTACAAAGTTCGTAACGAAGAGCAGACCGACCGTATGTACTACGTACTGGAAGAAACGCACGTACTGCCCTCCATCAACTACCTGGCGAAAATCCGTAACAAGGATGCCGCTCCGGTAGCCGCCGGGCACGATGCGAAAGCTGAAGAGAAAGCTCATCACTAA
- a CDS encoding quinol:cytochrome C oxidoreductase, with translation MKDQFVVPARLKTTSFVLLGIGLLTLLIGIFALNGEHGPTRFWAGLLQNSTFFLMVALASTFFICVTTLAHGGWQMAFRRVPEAISMAVPVLSVIVLVVLGFLIFGNKGHIYHWLHPHGDKVLEFKSPFLNAGFVTTMTVITLALWSLLTVKLRRMSLAEDKMLLDQDSRKALIWKGTVWCGLFAVVYALSMGSTTPWIWLMSIDAHWFSTMYSWYTFASTWVSGLSLIALFVVYLKSKGYLEMVNEEHLHDLGKFMFAFSVFWTYLWFSQYMLIWYANMPEETIYFKPRVWGEFRPVFFLNLIINFICPLLILMKRNSKRNYTLVAFMGGLIIFGHWLDFFQMVMPATVKHLYFPWYELGLGLGFVGLIIYLTAEQLAKAPLTAKNHPYLKESIVHHT, from the coding sequence ATGAAGGACCAATTTGTAGTACCAGCAAGATTAAAAACGACCAGCTTCGTGCTTTTGGGCATTGGCTTGCTGACTTTGTTGATCGGAATATTTGCACTCAACGGCGAGCACGGGCCCACCCGGTTCTGGGCTGGCCTGTTGCAGAACAGCACCTTCTTCCTGATGGTGGCCCTGGCCAGCACCTTTTTCATCTGTGTGACCACACTCGCACACGGTGGCTGGCAAATGGCGTTCCGCCGCGTACCCGAAGCCATCTCCATGGCCGTGCCTGTGCTGAGCGTGATCGTGCTGGTAGTACTGGGCTTCCTCATCTTCGGTAACAAAGGCCACATTTACCACTGGCTGCATCCGCATGGCGACAAAGTACTGGAGTTCAAATCTCCTTTCCTCAACGCCGGTTTCGTAACGACCATGACGGTGATCACCCTGGCCCTCTGGAGCCTGCTCACGGTGAAACTGCGCCGCATGTCGCTCGCGGAAGACAAGATGCTGCTGGACCAGGACAGCCGTAAGGCATTGATCTGGAAAGGTACCGTATGGTGCGGCCTGTTCGCCGTAGTATACGCCCTGAGCATGGGTTCCACCACACCGTGGATCTGGCTCATGAGCATCGACGCACACTGGTTCTCCACCATGTACAGCTGGTACACTTTCGCCAGCACCTGGGTTTCCGGCCTGTCGCTCATCGCACTGTTCGTAGTGTACCTGAAGAGCAAAGGGTACCTGGAAATGGTGAACGAAGAGCACCTGCACGATCTTGGCAAGTTCATGTTCGCGTTCAGCGTATTCTGGACATACCTCTGGTTCTCCCAGTACATGCTCATCTGGTATGCGAACATGCCCGAGGAAACCATTTATTTCAAGCCGCGCGTGTGGGGTGAGTTCAGGCCCGTATTCTTCCTGAACCTCATCATCAACTTCATCTGCCCGCTGCTGATCCTGATGAAACGGAATTCCAAACGTAATTATACACTGGTGGCTTTCATGGGTGGACTGATCATCTTCGGTCACTGGCTCGACTTCTTCCAGATGGTAATGCCGGCAACCGTGAAGCACCTGTACTTCCCCTGGTACGAACTGGGCCTGGGCCTGGGCTTCGTTGGGCTGATCATTTACCTGACGGCAGAGCAGCTGGCCAAAGCGCCGCTGACGGCGAAGAACCATCCGTACCTGAAAGAAAGTATCGTGCACCACACCTGA
- a CDS encoding cytochrome c oxidase subunit II, with protein sequence MSGYLAVIVVVLIFVVIFQIAKASEYVSILKGEKKAREQSNRINGFLMIVFLVLGLIGVWWCHDLLEGRMLAEPASDHGAGVDSLIKVTFIITMIVFVLTQIALFVFAWKYQEKDGRKALFFPHNNKLEVIWTVIPAIVLTVLVAFGIRHWLKMTSDAPKGSMVVEVTGKQFNWIIRYPGKDGQLGRRNFKLTNESNNPVGQDWADKLNTDDIIAPELHVVVGKPVKLIIGSRDVVHDVGLPHFRLKMDAVPGIPTTLWFTPTITTAEYRKRTGNPDFVYELACDQMCGSGHYSMKANIVVETQEEYDAWLAKQVTQYSVAHPAPETPAAPAAPADSTKAVAALGK encoded by the coding sequence ATGTCAGGATATTTAGCAGTTATAGTAGTTGTTCTCATATTCGTCGTGATCTTCCAGATCGCGAAAGCAAGCGAATATGTGTCCATTCTGAAAGGTGAAAAGAAAGCGCGCGAACAGTCTAACCGTATCAACGGTTTCCTGATGATCGTTTTCCTGGTGCTGGGCCTGATCGGCGTATGGTGGTGCCATGATTTGCTGGAAGGCCGCATGCTGGCCGAACCGGCTTCCGATCATGGTGCGGGAGTGGACAGCCTGATCAAGGTAACTTTCATCATCACGATGATCGTGTTTGTACTGACGCAGATCGCCCTGTTCGTTTTCGCCTGGAAATACCAGGAGAAAGACGGCCGTAAAGCACTGTTCTTTCCGCATAACAACAAACTGGAAGTGATCTGGACGGTAATCCCGGCCATCGTGCTCACGGTGCTGGTTGCCTTCGGTATCCGCCACTGGCTGAAAATGACTTCCGATGCGCCCAAAGGCTCTATGGTTGTGGAAGTGACCGGCAAGCAGTTTAACTGGATCATCCGTTACCCCGGTAAAGATGGACAGCTCGGCCGCCGCAACTTCAAACTCACGAACGAATCCAACAATCCTGTAGGTCAGGATTGGGCTGATAAACTGAACACAGACGATATCATCGCGCCGGAACTGCACGTTGTGGTAGGTAAACCGGTGAAGCTGATCATTGGTTCCCGCGATGTGGTGCACGACGTGGGTCTGCCTCACTTCCGTCTGAAAATGGACGCCGTTCCGGGTATCCCGACCACCCTGTGGTTTACCCCCACGATCACCACGGCAGAGTACCGCAAGCGTACCGGCAACCCGGATTTCGTGTACGAACTGGCCTGCGATCAGATGTGCGGCAGCGGCCACTATTCCATGAAAGCCAACATCGTTGTGGAAACACAGGAAGAATATGACGCATGGTTAGCTAAACAGGTAACGCAGTATTCGGTAGCGCATCCCGCCCCCGAAACGCCCGCAGCACCTGCAGCGCCCGCCGATTCTACGAAAGCCGTAGCGGCGCTTGGTAAATAA